In Maylandia zebra isolate NMK-2024a linkage group LG12, Mzebra_GT3a, whole genome shotgun sequence, a single genomic region encodes these proteins:
- the elovl7a gene encoding elongation of very long chain fatty acids protein 7a, with product MEFGSIKSTVGLIYDEFMQNADTRTENWLLMSSPIPQTIIITAYIYFVTSLGPRIMENRKAFDLKGVLVVYNFSVVALSLYMCYEFVMSGWGTGYSFRCDLVDYSDSPQGLRMAATCWLYYFSKFIEMLDTIFFVLRKKNSQVTFLHVYHHSIMPFTWWFGVRFSAGGLGTFHALLNCVVHVIMYTYYGLTAMGPKYQKYLWWKKYLTTIQLIQFVMVTSHISQYFFIKDCPYQFPIFVYIIGLYGLIFLFLFLNFWYHAYTKGKRLPKVLQAQTWSHHTNGVMNGNANHDKDE from the exons ATGGAGTTTGGAAGCATAAAGTCCACTGTTGGGCTGATTTATGATGAGTTCATGCAAAATGCAG ATACACGGACGGAGAATTGGCTGCTCATGTCGTCTCCTATCCCCCAAACCATCATCATCACAGCATACATTTActttgtgacatcactggggCCTCGAATCATGGAGAATCGCAAAGCCTTTGACCTCAAAGGAGTTCTTGTAGTCTACAATTTCAGCGTGGTGGCCCTGTCACTCTACATGTGCTATGAG TTTGTGATGTCCGGATGGGGAACCGGATATTCCTTCCGCTGCGACTTGGTGGACTACTCTGACTCGCCACAAGGCCTGAGG ATGGCAGCAACGTGCTGGCTTTACTACTTCTCAAAGTTCATTGAGATGTTAGACACA ATTTTCTTTGTGCTGAGGAAAAAGAACAGCCAGGTGACTTTCCTTCATGTCTACCATCACTCCATCATGCCATTCACCTGGTGGTTTGGTGTCCGCTTTTCTGCAG GTGGACTGGGAACATTCCACGCCCTGCTAAATTGTGTCGTTCACGTGATCATGTACACATACTATGGGCTGACTGCCATGGGACCCAAATACCAGAAGTACCTGTGGTGGAAGAAGTACCTCACAACCATCCAGCTG ATTCAGTTTGTTATGGTGACCAGCCACATCTCCCAGTATTTCTTCATAAAGGACTGCCCATACCAGTTCCCAATCTTCGTCTACATCATCGGCCTGTACGGGCTGATTTTCTTGTTTCTCTTCCTCAACTTCTGGTACCATGCCTACACCAAGGGCAAGAGACTGCCAAAGGTCCTTCAGGCTCAGACATGGTCGCACCACACCAACGGCGTCATGAATGGAAATGCCAATCATGACAAGGATGAGTGA